A window of the Torulaspora globosa chromosome 6, complete sequence genome harbors these coding sequences:
- the FUN26 gene encoding nucleoside transmembrane transporter FUN26 (ancestral locus Anc_7.77), translated as MDSNELILDSELDRTSEARGSSLEQESLWTKLHNHAYLTFMFIGIGLLWPWNCILSASVYFKHDVFHDTTLWAKIFTSSMMTVSTLSSMLFNIWLSRRQHSYSQRVTRGLFWEIVVFFALGVVTLMHTLVPLWLTFAFVLTLVAVSSVATAMTQNGAMAIANVYGSEYSQAVMVGQAIAGVLPSIVLLVISFFSDPSKQSVSGILMYFLTTAIVAIIAVILYRVNKIDARLNSTKSTALVTHTIPFSTLFRKLKYLVLSIFTTFVVTLIFPVFAANIPVKGLPLSDSQFSPLIFSVWNLGDLHGRVLADWPMFRSRRFSPFKTFVYSLCRLLFVPIFFYFSMNTSSAALLAILQDLGYALLQYGFGLTNGHVISISFMKVPEQLASDDEREAAGGFTNIFVSTGLTLGSVVSYLFVFAIGSFKK; from the coding sequence ATGGATTCTAATGAGCTCATATTAGACTCAGAGCTTGATAGAACCTCAGAGGCAAGAGGGAGTTCGCTTGAACAGGAGTCTCTATGGACCAAACTGCATAATCATGCTTACCTAACGTTTATGTTCATAGGTATCGGACTTCTATGGCCTTGGAACTGTATACTGAGTGCTTCAGTTTACTTTAAGCATGATGTCTTTCATGATACTACACTTTGGGCCAAGATATTCACTAGTTCGATGATGACCGTTTCAACCCTATCGTCAATGCTCTTCAACATATGGCTGTCGAGAAGACAGCATAGTTATTCACAGAGAGTTACAAGAGGTTTGTTTTGGGAAATTGTTGTCTTCTTCGCATTGGGAGTCGTCACATTGATGCACACGCTAGTTCCCCTGTGGTTAACCTTTGCGTTCGTGTTAACGTTGGTCGCCGTCAGCTCCGTGGCCACCGCTATGACGCAAAATGGCGCCATGGCCATTGCCAACGTCTACGGTTCCGAGTATAGCCAGGCGGTTATGGTAGGACAAGCAATTGCGGGCGTCTTACCTTCAATAGTGTTGCTTGTCATATCATTCTTCAGTGATCCTTCCAAGCAAAGTGTCAGTGGAATCCTAATGTACTTCCTAACAACAGCCATTGTTGCCATAATCGCAGTGATTCTTTACCGGGTTAATAAGATAGATGCAAGATTGAACAGCACAAAATCCACAGCGCTCGTGACGCATACGATCCCGTTCAGCACTTTGTTCAGGAAACTAAAGTATCTAGTACTGTCCATTTTCACTACCTTCGTAGTGACTTTGATATTTCCCGTCTTTGCAGCTAACATCCCGGTCAAGGGCCTGCCGCTATCGGACTCACAATTCTCGCCGCTTATATTCTCTGTTTGGAATCTAGGTGATTTGCATGGTAGAGTTCTAGCCGACTGGCCCATGTTCAGGAGTCGCCGCTTTAGCCCCTTCAAGACGTTCGTTTACTCGCTATGCCGCTTGCTGTTCGTTCCTATATTCTTCTATTTCAGCATGAATACTAGTTCCGCAGCTTTGCTTGCCATCCTACAGGATTTGGGGTATGCTTTATTACAATACGGCTTCGGACTCACCAATGGACATGTCATATCCATCAGTTTCATGAAGGTGCCAGAACAGTTGGCCAGCGACGACGAAAGAGAGGCTGCTGGTGGATTTACAAACATTTTCGTCTCGACAGGTCTGACTCTCGGAAGCGTTGTCAGCtatctcttcgtcttcgCCATCGGCTCGTTTAAGAAATGA
- the CCR4 gene encoding CCR4-NOT core exoribonuclease subunit CCR4 (ancestral locus Anc_7.78) has protein sequence MNNPSILSYPSLGPQHQPNIIPGMQAGTPTGIHQQLQGNPLLGGTSGGGGTMPPPGMMKPNIGGANDGAALQLLNHLGTGSGKVAGTNSGTVTGSVNGNEKNPLYHLHLEEPGLLNNPIWKLQLQLAAVSAQSMGQPNVYARQNAMKKYLVNQQQQQQSLDHQRQPGLLQQVSGSQTQLQTTEQQPQNPQMAVASVSLVDKTKQLLMEMAADIKDTAASSNNGISNPPGSANTSATANTSGSASSPSTPKTELHNLRDQNTGTPVLLLQHKKLSQFNIDEDDELEHRMAGPKNTKFDDQLWHAIDFSNLQIFNISANLFKYTFLTRLYLNGNSLTSIPPAIKSLVNLRVLDLSHNKLTSLPKEMGHCYQLKYLYVFDNMITTLPWEFGSLFNLQFLGCEGNPLDKQLLKILTEKSVTGLIFYLRDNRPEVPMTKDRDFIEINADGDPVEKYKSLQEADEHLSRDLAKRSFTVLSYNTLCQHYATPKMYRYTPSWALSWDYRREKLTEQILSYMSDVICLQEVEAKTFEDYWAPLMQKHGYSGLFHAKTRAKTMHSKDSKKVDGCCVFYKKSEFRVIFKDAVDFSGVWMKHKKFQRTEDYLNRAMNKDNVAIYLKLEHIESGEHVWLVTTHLHWDPQFNDVKTFQVGVLMDHMEDLLREQSNAQSKQEIKKCSVILCGDLNSEIDSAVYELLSTGRVQTHDDVKGRDFGYMTQKNFAHNLSMKSSYSHIGELPLTNFTPSFTSVIDYIWFSTQSLRVRGLLGPIDSDYISEFIGFPNAKFPSDHIPILARFEFVKGGAGSSRKI, from the coding sequence ATGAACAATCCTTCTATATTGAGTTATCCAAGCCTTGGTCCACAACACCAACCGAACATTATACCCGGTATGCAGGCGGGTACTCCGACAGGGATTCATCAGCAGTTACAGGGGAACCCACTACTAGGCGGCACAAGCGGAGGCGGAGGTACAATGCCACCTCCTGGAATGATGAAACCTAATATCGGTGGTGCAAATGACGGTGCTGCTTTGCAGTTGTTGAACCATCTTGGCACCGGTAGTGGTAAGGTAGCTGGGACGAACAGTGGCACTGTGACGGGATCTGTCAATGGAAACGAGAAAAATCCGCTTTATCATCTACATTTGGAAGAACCTGGGCTTTTGAACAATCCTATATGGAAATTACAGTTGCAGCTGGCAGCGGTTTCCGCACAATCGATGGGACAACCGAACGTTTACGCCAGACAGAATGCGATGAAAAAATATTTAGTcaatcagcagcagcaacagcaatcGTTGGATCACCAGCGACAGCCGGGTCTGCTTCAGCAGGTCTCTGGATCGCAGACACAATTGCAAACCACAGAGCAACAGCCGCAGAATCCGCAGATGGCCGTCGCGTCTGTTTCTTTAGTGGATAAGACTAAACAGCTTTTGATGGAAATGGCTGCAGATATAAAAGACACTGCAGCAAGCAGCAATAACGGCATTAGCAACCCGCCAGGTTCTGCGAATACTTCGGCTACGGCCAACACAAGCGGCTCTGCCTCGTCTCCTTCTACCCCCAAGACTGAGTTACATAACTTAAGGGACCAGAATACAGGAACGCCTGTATTACTTCTACAGCATAAGAAACTATCACAATTCAATATagatgaagacgatgagctAGAACATCGAATGGCGGGACCCAAGAATACCAAATTTGATGACCAGCTGTGGCATGCGATCGATTTTTCCAACTTACAAATTTTCAACATTAGTGCCAATCTATTCAAGTACACTTTTTTGACAAGGTTATACTTGAACGGTAATAGTTTGACTTCTATCCCGCCAGCAATAAAGTCATTGGTTAATCTACGTGTGTTGGATTTGTCTCACAACAAGCTGACCAGTTTGCCGAAAGAAATGGGACACTGTTACCAACTGAAGTATCTTTATGTCTTTGACAACATGATTACAACTTTGCCTTGGGAGTTTGGTAGTCTCTTCAATCTGCAATTTCTGGGTTGCGAAGGCAATCCTCTGGACAAACAATTATTAAAAATCCTAACAGAGAAATCGGTGACAGGCTTAATATTTTATCTTCGTGATAATAGACCGGAAGTACCCATGACCAAGGATCGGGACTTTATAGAGATCAACGCTGATGGCGATCCTGTGGAGAAATACAAATCACTGCAGGAGGCCGATGAACATTTAAGTCGAGATTTGGCCAAGAGAAGTTTCACTGTGCTATCCTACAACACACTGTGCCAACATTACGCGACTCCAAAGATGTATCGTTACACGCCATCATGGGCTCTGAGTTGGGATTATAGACGTGAAAAACTGACGGAACAAATTTTGTCTTACATGAGTGATGTTATCTGTTTGCAAGAAGTGGAAGCTAAAACTTTTGAGGATTATTGGGCGCCTTTGATGCAGAAACACGGCTACTCAGGCTTGTTCCATGCCAAGACGAGGGCAAAAACTATGCACTCGAAGGATTCGAAAAAGGTAGACGGTTGTTGTGTTTTCTACAAGAAATCGGAGTTTAGAGTCATTTTCAAGGACGCAGTTGATTTCAGTGGAGTTTGGATGAAACATAAGAAATTTCAACGTACTGAAGATTATTTGAATCGCGCAATGAACAAAGATAATGTTGCGATTTACCTGAAGTTGGAACACATCGAAAGTGGCGAGCACGTCTGGCTCGTCACGACGCATTTGCACTGGGATCCTCAATTTAATGATGTGAAAACGTTCCAAGTAGGTGTCCTGATGGATCACATGGAAGACCTTCTCAGGGAACAGAGCAATGCCCAATCCAAGCAGGAAATTAAGAAGTGCTCGGTGATCCTATGTGGTGACTTGAACTCAGAGATAGACTCAGCAGTCTATGAGCTTCTAAGCACTGGCCGTGTGCAAACACATGATGACGTTAaaggaagagattttgGTTACATGACGCAGAAGAATTTCGCCCATAACTTGTCTATGAAATCAAGTTATAGCCACATTGGCGAACTACCTCTAACAAATTTTACGCCTTCGTTCACCAGCGTGATTGACTATATATGGTTTTCAACTCAGTCACTCCGGGTTCGCGGACTGCTCGGCCCAATAGATTCAGATTACATATCCGAATTCATCGGGTTCCCCAACGCTAAATTTCCAAGTGATCACATTCCCATATTGGCGAGGTTCGAATTCGTAAAAGGAGGAGCCGGCTCCAGCAGAAAGATATGA